The Megalops cyprinoides isolate fMegCyp1 chromosome 9, fMegCyp1.pri, whole genome shotgun sequence genome has a window encoding:
- the LOC118783618 gene encoding solute carrier organic anion transporter family member 2B1-like, translating to MTATVPPQNRCHEMGKLSVRSRSPFNSIKFFVFCHGLLQLAQLLVSGYLKSSISTIEKRYGFSSQKSGLLACFNEVGNTILIVFVSFFGSRIHRPRFIGGGALIASLAGILMALPHFISGKYEYNHNVPNREENSLCHAEMLLHAEHYRQNCTQQQSDSHSEVLPIMLLGQLLLGIGGVPIQPFGISYIDDYASKKNSPFYLGILFAVTVIGPAFAFMLGSLMLQFYVDIDKLSLDEIKMKSEDPRWVGAWWLGFLVAASLLALTSLPYFFFPKKMPKEEFMERGKDSEPEKLSEEKMEEPDPLQSLSLREFLKSFPSIVMRTLRNPIYLLVVLAQVNLAAMVAGLATFMAKFIERQFTKTASFSNMMLGGVNIPVAVLGIVAGGVVMRRFSMTVKASALMSTIAVFICVLLALPLLFLGCSTQTIAGVYPLRQNGELACSLKCSCQEEEFNPVCGSNGVEYVSPCHAGCKTLIPDISNDGVLNYTDCSCTGVHGSSGFAVPGTCGSGCSHLLLPFMIFSALTGFVASFAHTPSFMMILRTVKPEDKSFALGVQFMLFRVLAFLPGPVLYGSTIDTTCILWGRKCNKSTSCRYYNLDLFRQRYLGLQVFFEFSGVVCFLMVFLILRKIKREQKAQQQDQTDGEKCTGNNLMPAKPAEKLPLQKVSLLEHDSKTPNAL from the exons ATGACAGCTACAGTGCCCCCACAGAACAGATGCCACGAGATGGGAAAACTCTCAGTGAGAAGCAGAAGTCCCTTTAACAGCATCAAA TTCTTTGTGTTCTGCCATGGGCTTCTCCAGCTTGCTCAGCTCCTGGTATCTGGGTATCTCAAGAGCTCCATCTCCACAATCGAAAAACGATATGGCTTCTCAAGTCAGAAGTCTGGCCTTCTGGCCTGCTTCAATGAG gTTGGGAACACTATTCTGATCGTGTTCGTCAGCTTCTTCGGCAGCCGTATTCACCGACCACGGTTCATTGGGGGAGGGGCGCTCATCGCCAGCCTAGCTGGCATTTTGATGGCCCTGCCCCACTTTATCAGCGGGAAATATGAGTACAACCACAATGTTCCGA acagagaggaaaacagtCTTTGCCATGCAGAGATGTTGCTCCATGCTGAGCACTATCGCCAGAACTGCACCCAGCAACAGAGCGATTCCCACAGTGAGGTCTTGCCCATCATGCTGCTTGGGCAGTTACTTTTGGGCATTGGGGGTGTGCCAATACAGCCCTTTGGCATCTCTTACATCGATGACTACGCCAGCAAGAAGAACTCCCCATTCTACCTGG gCATACTCTTTGCAGTGACAGTGATTGGGCCAGCTTTTGCATTTATGTTGGGGTCCTTAATGCTGCAGTTTTATGTGGACATTGACAAGTTGTCCCTTG ATGAGATTAAGATGAAGAGCGAGGATCCGAGGTGGGTGGGAGCATGGTGGCTTGGTTTTCTGGTTGCTGCCTCCTTACTTGCACTCACGTCCCTGCCTTACTTCTTCTTCCCAAAAAAGATGCCCAAAGAG GAATTCATGGAGCGTGGCAAGGATTCAGAGCCAGAGAAGCTCAGTGAAGAAAAAATGGAGGAACCAGACCCACTTCAGAGCCTTTCACTAAGAGAATTCCTCAAaa GTTTTCCCAGCATAGTCATGAGAACGTTGAGGAATCCAATCTATCTGTTGGTGGTCTTGGCTCAGGTCAACCTGGCAGCAATGGTGGCTGGGTTAGCCACCTTCATGGCCAAGTTCATCGAGAGACAATTCACAAAAACTGCATCATTTTCCAATATGATGTTAG GTGGTGTGAACATCCCGGTGGCCGTGCTGGGAATCGTTGCCGGAGGAGTGGTTATGAGGAGATTCAGCATGACCGTAAAGGCTTCGGCCCTCATGAGCACCATTGCAGTGTTCATATGTGTCCTCCtggccctccctctcctcttcctagGGTGCTCCACACAGACCATCGCTGGCGTCTACCCCCTCAG ACAAAATGGTGAACTGGCATGTAGCTTGAAGTGCTCTTGCCAGGAGGAGGAGTTCAACCCTGTGTGTGGGTCCAATGGGGTTGAGTATGTGTCACCCTGTCATGCTGGCTGCAAGACATTGATTCCTGACATCAGTAATGATGGTGTTCTG AACtacacagactgcagctgcaCCGGTGTTCACGGCTCCTCTGGTTTTGCTGTCCCTGGGACGTGCGGCAGTGGATGCTCACATCTCCTGCTGCCCTTTATGATATTCTCCGCGCTCACAGGCTTCGTCGCCTCGTTTGCGCACACCCCTTCCTTCATGATGATATTAAG gaCAGTTAAACCTGAAGATAAGTCATTTGCCCTTGGAGTTCAGTTTATGTTATTCAGAGTACTTG CTTTCTTACCAGGCCCGGTTCTGTATGGAAGCACTATTGACACAACCTGCATTCTGTGGGGAAGAAAGTGCAACAAGAGCACCTCATGCCGTTACTACAATTTGGATCTTTTCCGACAAAG GTACCTGGGGCTTCAGGTGTTCTTCGAATTTAGCGGCGTTGTGTGCTTCTTAATGGTCTTCCTGATCCTCAGAAAAATTAAGAGAGAGCAAAAGGCCCAGCAGCAGGATCAGACAGACGGGGAAAAATGCACCGGAAACAATCTCATGCCTGCAAAACCAGCTGAGAAGTTACCACTGCAGAAAGTCTCGCTTTTAGAACATGACTCTAAAACACCCAATGCACTGTAG
- the LOC118783764 gene encoding olfactory receptor 52K1-like, with the protein MNNRTIDVLNSVFTMGSIDMPLESSYVTVFIGSVIYTFALLCNLILLVIIATNRNLHQPMYLLLFNLSVNDLIGISAMIPRVMSDLLSEHRHISFPACLIQALCLHLYGGATLLILSVMAFDRYIAICHPLRYHTIMTGSTVIKLIVFAWFFDILLVGALFGLLLRFPFCKTVLGNFYCDNVSLLRLTCATDASVNNIYGLFITGILHGIGLFSVLFSYTWILFTCFSNKDSDSKVKALHTCATHLLVFLIYEFSGIILVLLYRVPGTPPTLQKFMGMSFVIFPPSLNPIIYGVKTKEIRGKLRQTFANRIFTIKEANGSRTKSVKVIAR; encoded by the coding sequence ATGAACAACAGGACAATAGATGTTCTGAACTCTGTTTTCACCATGGGCAGCATCGACATGCCCCTGGAAAGCAGCTATGTCACAGTCTTCATTGGCAGTGTGATCTACACCTTTGCACTATTGTGCAATCTGATCCTGCTTGTCATCATTGCCACCAACAGAAACTTGCATCAGCCAATGTATTTGTTACTCTTCAATTTATCAGTTAATGACCTGATAGGTATCAGTGCCATGATTCCAAGGGTTATGTCAGACTTATTGTCTGAGCATCGACATATCAGTTTCCCTGCATGTTTGATACAGGCCCTTTGTTTACACCTTTATGGTGGTGCCACTCTTCTCATCTTGTCTGTGATGGCTTTCGATCGATACATTGCTATCTGCCACCCTTTAAGGTACCACACTATCATGACAGGGAGCACAGTCATTAAGCTCATTGTCTTTGCGTGGTTTTTTGATATCCTGTTGGTGGGTGCTCTGTTTGGGCTGCTCTTGCGGTTCCCTTTCTGCAAAACTGTTCTTGGGAATTTCTATTGTGACAATGTTTCCCTCCTCAGACTTACCTGTGCTACAGACGCCAGCGTGAACAACATCTATGGATTGTTCATCACTGGCATCTTACATGGCATaggtttgttttctgtgctcttCTCTTACACCTGGATTCTCTTTACATGCTTCAGTAACAAGGACTCTGATTCCAAGGTCAAAGCATTGCATACCTGTGCCACCCATTTGCTGGTTTTCCTGATTTATGAGTTTTCGGGCATCATCCTTGTCCTGCTCTATCGAGTCCCTGGCACTCCACCAACCCTGCAGAAATTCATGGGGATGTCCTTTGTCATATTTCCTCCGAGTCTGAACCCAATTATATATGGTGTAAAAACCAAGGAGATTAGAGGTAAACTGAGACAGACGTTTGCAAACAGGATCTTTACCATTAAAGAAGCTAATGGCTCTAGAACGAAATCAGTAAAGGTGATTGCCAGATGA